In Phragmites australis chromosome 18, lpPhrAust1.1, whole genome shotgun sequence, the genomic window GCTCTGAATACCAAATGTTAGCTAAACTCTCCCTGCACCTCACGGACAGTACCTCCCCTACTGCACAAGCAAGCACAGGACAACTCTACCTTACTGCTATTGCTGGAACACAGAAACACAAagtgatatttggttctactcTTGCTGCAGAACTGggcaacacacacacacagagaaaGAGATCACAGACAAGGTGGTTTTGGTGCTGCAGAACTTACACATTTTCTGTTATGTATACACCCATATTTATAGTGTACACGAGCTAGTATCTTAAAGGACTTTTGCTGCTGATCCAGGATAGTTTTAACCCTTCTTATTTGCTCATATATGAGCTACAAAAGTAgtgttatatttaattttgactACTCAACTTGAACAGTTCATGTTGCTTTAAACCTAAACTAGCTTTGACTTCTATAACAGTCATAGTAAATATCTAAGGTGATCCAAACTTGTTTGTCAATATAGTCTCTCGGAGGACAAATATAGTGATTGGAATACATAAAAGGCAAAATGATACAAGTGAATACATATATTGATAAAAAGGAAACAACTAGAGAGAACTTAATCCCAAAGATTTTTTGTCCATGAATTTTAATCTTTGTAAAAACCCATATTTTCACTAACTTCCCATAGTTGCGTATATCTGGTAGGCAGCTCCGAACGTCACTTTTGCTTTGCAGCCTTTTGCTATTGAAAACACAACAATTCCTTCATTCCGGACTGCTCTTTTTGCCACATGTATACGTTGGCAATATACAACTATAAAGATTCACAATTTTGAACGATTTGATTTTCATCATCTGGACTTTTTTGCTCTATATATTGCAAATTGCACCTATACTGCTGGTCTCTATTGGCTCAGTATAATCCAGGTGCCTTCAAAAGGGAATTTTGTTTATTTAGCTCCATGAATAAAACCACAATCCCATTCTTGTTATGTGTTGTGTGAACCCGTGGATGTAGTATATCAGAAGAAAAGGCAAAGGAACTGCATCTCTGTCATATCAATGCACTGGTGATCTAGCTTACCCCGATTCTTCTCCGAAGTGCGATACCCATATTGCGATACGTATCCGATACCGATACACGCCGATATGTCTCCGATACGATATCAGGAaagtataaaaaaatacaacttaaaaaataaataaaaataatcccAATACTCCTCCAATACTTCGCAGCCCATAACCCTCAAATTGAAGCCCACCATCTCAAGAGCCTAGTTTTTCAAACCATTTACCCATCTCAATGCAACCCTAAAATATAATAGCACCGATTTGAATGagccgccggccatcgcatgcTTTGTGGCTTGTATCATGTATGATGTAGTGCACTGTTTGAACTTGTAGTCTAGTAGTAGACTAGTAGTATACTAGGATTATCTATTTGAACCTGAACTCGATTTGTTGGTATGAGAAATCATTCATATCATTCTCTATAATTGCTGCattcttatttttaatttatatatatcgGTGTATACTTGTTTTTCAAAACTCCCGTATCCCCATATCAGTGTACCCATACGTGTATAGGGGCATCCTAGCTGGTGACTGTGTGGGGAACTATTCTTTGGTTCATTTTAATCTGTATAACTTCTGAAGAAATAATTTATTCTACATGCAGATGTTATCCAGTAGACTCATGCTATTCTTTAGCCCTGGATTTATTATGCAGTAAGTTTTTAAGTCTCCAGTTTTTGTTATTAACTGAGCTGAACTGTAACAAATGAGAAAATAGACTTGGATTGGAATGCAAGAATGAATATTGCCCTTGGTGCAGCTAGGGGTCTGGAGCAACTCCATCTTAGAGTCAATCCACCAATCATTCACAGGGACATTCAATCAACCAATATTTTATTGGACAAGGAATTTCCGCCAAAGGTTTCTGATTTTGGGACCGCTAAAATTGCCCCAGCTGGTGATGAGCTTTTTGCAAAAGCATCTGCAATGAAGGGGCACCTGGATATATTGCACCAGAGTGTAATTTGTGCTCATCAGTATCAGTTCGGTCAGATATCTATAGTTTTGGGGTTGTGCTCTTGGAGATGATTACTGGAAGTAAAGCCATTGATAGTACTAGACAAGATGAGGAACATAATCTAGCTTACTGGGTATGCTCCTTGTTTCCAGCAATATATTCAGCTTtagttttcttttcctcttctatTATTTTCCCCTGTACCTAACTAGTCGACTTTTCCCTCATGGCATTGAAAGgcaatttttggagccattatGGTATTAAAGAGCAAGGTTTGGAGTAGTGGCTCATTTGAACGTGTTTGGAAGTACAAATCGATGGATGGTCTAAAGTCGAAAAATCTTTTCTGGAACTAATGGAGATATATAAATTGATGGACATGTcgatatatatgtgatttatCTGTTACCTGTCCCAAGATGGATAATACCTGAGAGAGTTGTTTGGTACCATATAATGTTCGTTTTATCATCGGCTTGGAGATGTGCTGCGCCTGGTTGTGACTACTACACTTTATAGAAAGTACCCTATCTCCTCACTTCTCCCCAGATGACCATTTCAGAAATACCACCTTTGCAGGCAAGAGGCAAGTTAAATGATCAAAAGAACTTTCAGGAACTACTTGATCCAAGGTTGCATGGCTGTGTTTCTGCTGATGTGCTCTCCATGGCTATTGCTGTCGCGCAGAAGTGCATTACACAAAATGATGTCCATTGACCTGAGATTCACGATGCCATTCAAGGTCTTTGCTGTGTAATCTCCAAGTCTCGTGATCAGGAAGTTTCATCTTCATCGCTGACTGACTACGGTGGAGTGGTATTTCAAGAAACACGAGGCCACATGATCTGCGGTCAGTATATGTATGATTTGCTTAACTCCATCTGCAACCTCATGCTGAAGCACACGAGGGGCAAATGCTGAAGAGGAAGCAAAAGTTCTCACCTCCACACATCTGTTCACTGATCAGAGACCTCATGAGTTTTTCTGTGCAAGACTTATCTGTCTGACCTTCTAACAGAACGAAAACCACGATTCATACACTATGGATTGTGACAGACCATTGAAAAGTCTTGTAACATAACAAGTTGTACTCTGTGGTAAAATAGGAGATTAATGTATGCTAAATCTCTACCATTTGTGAGGATGATGGTCATAAGAAAAACCTTGTTTTCTATTCTCAAGGCAATCCTGGAAGCATGGAGAAATGTAGCTGTTTTTCTAGATTCTTGGTGACGAGAAATATGTTGGGTTATGGGTTGCATATACTACTTTGTTGATGGTCAGCCATGTGAACACCATCTGATTCTTTATGTTCCTTCTCTCCCTGTTTAATCGTTCTATCTGAATACCTACTGATCATGTACTTACTCTGGAAATATGATGATTTTTGCCATTGTTCGCaattctctctttctctctcccagcCATTGTTCGAGATAAGGTAGCAGGTAATTTCTCACACTTACTGGCGGTCGTTGTCGAGTGGTAACGAAAAGCTTGAGTTGTCCATGCGAAAGTGTGCCTCCAGTTGTTCTGAGAAGATTAAGTCCCGCTGATTCTCTCAGTCTCCATGATCACTTAGCTTGGTCGTCATCTGTTTGGAGACAGAGTGCTGAGCCCAGATCGGCAGTGACCGATGAGAAGAATGCTTGCGATGTGCGAAGATTCAGCCGCTGTTGTTTCTCCCAAGTCCCACGCCGCCGGTCCTCCGCCTGGCCGTTCGCATGCGCGAGGCGCCGTACGAGCACAGAGCGGGCGGCGGCAGAGTGGCTGACCGTGCCGACTCGTCCACTCGATCCATCCACTGCCGCGACGCCGTAAACTGAGAGCAGGCACTATGATCTGGGCACAGCAGCGCACTGGGAATGATCTCAAACCTGGCTGTGCTGTGCGCTTTTCATCTCTCGGCAGGACGGAAAAGCACAGCCAAACGATTTTTATCAAGCGACGACGCCAAGATTCTTGACGCAAAGGCAGCCGTGGGTGCTGTGCCGGATCATGTTACAGTCAGCACGCAGCAGCATGGGCACAGCGGAAGAAAGAAACGATAGGCGACATACGCCATCATGCCGCCGTTGCTTGTGCGGCAGCAATTGAGCGCGGCAGGGGGGCCGGGGCCAGTGCGTTGGCTCTCCCTTGCCATGAGCCCGTGGCAGTGCACGTCCTGAGCTGGTTGGTACGTAGCCTTACATATAGCCACTCACATTTGACATATCCAGTGTTTATGAGCACCGAGTTTGAACTGATTATCTCAATGAATAGATGAAGTTCCAACTGGTCATTTTGCTCTCTAGCTACCACTTGTTGTTCATCAGGCATTAAAATTTCGGcaatttttttgtgaatttCGATGGCAGAGCCGAGGATGAAAAATAACCGAAATTTCGgtaaaattttgtgaatttcagTCTTTTTGccggagaaaaaaatataaaacaagaTTGATATATCCCTATTGCTACTGCTGATCtttagtagttttttttatttgtttaaaaAGCTTTGATCTTTAGTCAATTTGTTCAGGACATGAGAAACTATGTTGACACAAATTTAAGAGACAGGCCGGGGTGTTCACACAAAACAATATGTTAAGATAGATGCTCTGTCCTCTGTTACAATCTTATCTCCCCATCATGCATTGATACTGCGTTACACACAGCGAAGGACCATAAGACTGCAAGGTGTACTAGAGGTCTAGAGCACACGCACACATGCAtagtagctagctagctcgcCTTATTGGTGGTATAGATGAAATTTCGTGCCAACGAAACTACGTAAGACGCACACAAGCAGCAGCTTAACGGCAACTAATCACACGACATAATCCAATAATTAACCAATTAAAGACCAACTAACTTAACGACACACCCatattgatgatgcttgcaagagTGCGCGGCCACTCTTGCTGCTTGTCCATTGTCCATCGGCACGCGGTCACACGGCGGCGACGATCTCGATGACCTCCAGCTTGTTGCCCTCGGCGTTCGCCGCCAGCCTGCAGGtctcagcggcggcggcggcggccttgtGCTGCTGGTCCTTGTCGACGGCCGTGGAGTCCACCGGGAGCTGGTCCACCACCTCGATCTTGTGCACGCCGAGGATGGGGATGGGGCTCGAGCCGCTCACCGACAGGATGGCGACGGTGTGCGGGGGAAGCTCGATCACCTGCCCACCCACGGACGGGGCGGCGCCATCGGTCGTCGTCGGCAGCACGGCGTTCACGTTCCTAGGCTTGCGGTACCAGAAGTAGAGCCCCATCTGGATGCAGCTGAAGAAGAAGCCGCCGACGTTCGGGTACTGCAGaacaatgcatgcatggttaGATCAGAGCCGTGTCGTGCATGTCTCATCATGTGCTTGTGAAGCTCAAGTTAATGATTGGTGCATACCATGACGTAGGGGTCCTTGGTGAAGAGTCCGTAGCAGAACCAGGCGACGGCGCTCAGGGTGAGGCAGAAGGACAGGCTGATGGGCATGAACTCCACGCTCTTCGTCTTGATCACCTTGAACTGCACATCCATGGATCGTTCCAGTTGATTAGCCAAAACAAATCTTATCACAAGGTCGGCTGAAATGATAGATGATGTATATAAGCTTACGATGATGCTGAGAGGCGCCACGAAGACGGCCATGGAGAAGGCGAGGCAGACGCTGCCGAGGAACTTGACCCGGTAGGGCTGGGCAACGACTTTGAGTGTGACGAGCACGATGAGCGCGAAGGCCGCCACGTCCATCAGCAGGAAGTAGGCGATGGTCCTGACCCTGGCCCTCCGGGGCGCGTAGACGAGGTAGAAGGCGATGTAGGCGGCCTCGACGCCGCAGCCGAAGGCGTTGATGGTGAGCAGTGGCCTGGAGTTGGTCTTGACGAGCGCGTAGAAGATCCAGAGCACCGAGCTGAAGAGCGCCACCACGTACGGCACGGAGCTGAACCCACCCGTCGACTTCTTGCGGTACACCTGCAGGAACGTCGTGCTGCACCGccgtacatgcatgcatccatcgGTCAGTCAAACTTCACATGTAAATGAAGTCAGCTGAAACGATCGATGGGGATAGTGAAGAGAAAACTTACACTGGTGCGAGGAACACCAGGAAGGATATGATGTTTCCTGCAGAAAGGAAGATCAGCAACAAACACTTATCAGTGACATTTttcagtatatatatattcttaattCACAAATGCACTCGAAATGTGTCCAATTAGAAGAAAACGGTATGTATGTAAGAGAGTACGGCTGGAACTGATTGGTAGGTAATGAGAGGTAGTTTTGGGTGCGATGTATTTTATTGTGATTTCATCTATTTACTGGTGCAACATGGAAAAGTTTGCAGCCACACGCCTTCTTCACTGCTCAACCAATCGCCATTTCAAGAAGGAGATCGAGCATATATAGTACTGATTCTGAGAGAGTGCATGGTGAGCTGTTGGCAATTTTAATCCATGATTAAATGCGCTCCTATCCTTCTTCAGTTGAATAGTGGCTAGgcgatgcatgcatgcgtgtgtGTTCGATCTAGCTAGAAAGAGAAGGTGTCTGACCTGTGCAGTGATCACTGCTAAACAAGAAAAAAGTAGATCAATGGGGACAGAAAGTTAAAGAAGATGGAGTagtacaacaacaaaagatgaaaggTATTGATGAATCAACAAGACTGTCTGTTGTCATGTGTGAGCTGCATGCATGACAACAGAAATGCATGACTACAGTGCAATGGCACAAACGAAAAGAAAGACTAACATATCAGCAACGAAATGAGGAGGAAAAGGTAAAATAGAAATCTCGTACGTCGTCTTGTCGGTGCAATCTAGAAGGACGTACAGAACGTACGATATTAGAAGAAAAACCATGCACAAAAGGTGATGTGAAAAATTCCACAAGAAAGTATATAACTAGAAAGAAAAAAGCCACATGCACGAGAAGGATCATATCGATGCATGGATTAGAGCTGTGCACTTGCATGCATGATCGCCGGTCATGGCCGGCCGGCATGCATGAATCTTTACCTGCAACGCCGGAGAGGGTGATCGCCGGGTGAGCCATGGACAAGAACGCCATCGCTGATAGTTAGTTGACGAAAGTGTCAGTggaaaggagaggaagaggagagagagactaACTAGACGGGCTAGCTAGAGCTCAAGAGATATCTGCTGATCTTCTCTTCGTCAGAGAGAAGAAAGCCAAGACCCCTTCCCTACTTCCCTCCCTGACTCCCTGAGCCACAAGAGGAGCTATACAAGGTGCGTCTGCTGCTACTACAACTGCATGTGTGGTTTGGCCCTGGGGATGGGCGCAGGAATATATAGCCGGAGCCCTACCCCTTTGGGGCTGGGGCTGGTGCTGGGTGCTCAACGGTTCGGTACACACTCGATCCCAGCCGTATAATTCATCAACCACTGCACATTGcggtgtgcatgcatgcaccagcAGATCAGGGTCATACAAAGGGTGTATCTAGTCTGCACTTTCTTTGTGGTCGATATTTCTTTTACATTGGTGAGAAATAATTTGTGCATGCTAGCTATACATTTGTCCCTCTCCACTCAGATTAGATGTGGTTATGCGTGTGAAAGGTTAGAGGACACTCCACCCAATTAGCATTTCTTGCATTTGAAACATGTGAAAATGAGTTAAGTGTTGGTTTTATTTTCACTTGCCTCAGAAGTAGAAAGGGTTATCGCGGCTTTATTTGTGCGGTTTATTTGTAGAAACATGTAGAACCGTAGTAAAATATGTAGTGCTTAATGTAACGAAATGTAGAACcgaactaacatgtttataaAAAATCGAGTTGGAGAAGGCATGGAGACACTAGCTAAGTGTCCATATGTTACAACAAAACACAAATATTAGACGCGATAACATCAATTATAAACTCAATGTACAGATATGTGGATGCACCACAAGAGCGCCGCTAAATGAATACGTTAGGAACGATACCGTAGATTGATTTCAGATGGAATCCAAAATAGGAGTATGAGATTATATGCAAATTTTTCTCCTAATTTGTTtagttatttttattagtaaagcaAGTATATATCTGTACTCGGTAACGAGACGAGAAAAGTAGAGTACGAGAGTGGATAATaaaagtggataaattatttaaattttagagatttttattaaATGGAAGGAGAGTGGAGGGAAGAGGTGACGTAAGAAcaaactcgtgttttatataattgatatattaaaaaatgcataaaattTTGGATGTTTCTATATACACCCTTGTCCCTTGATATGCCAGCCAATGTGTACAATCCGCTGGCCTAGATGAAATCAGGCTGAGGATTCAAGGAGCGAGCACGGGTGCATCTGCTATCTTCGATATTACTGGAGTGCAACAACAACCATCTCAAACTGTCAAACATAACAAGTATTGATGCGATGTCCTTTTGAGTtgattttatatatgttttggaTCTAATTTCTCGGTACACACTATcattaaagaaaataaatttttcatattttagtTCTAATAAAATACAATAATTCAGGCTTGCAGAATGGACTTAtctttaattttgtttttcgaGCTTGCTCTtgaaattttgtgaagatttataacacccctcctctctctctctctcttctattTGTTGGAACTTTGTCTGAAAGCTTTCACCCTCCTATTTTTCATATTTGGTGCATTTTTACGGGATAAACGCCTGTGTACCATGCACTCCCGTGGAAAGAATATACAAAGGAagatattttatttgatttagcCCTTTTCACATTTCAAAAGAAGAGACAATTGTTTTCTAGGAGAAAAAGGACGGAGCCTCTAACTTTTTTGTCGCATTAATTTCTTGTGTTAAGATTTCTTTTATTATTAATACCAACATGTCAAGATCTCTTTTATTAGTAATACCAACATGTCAAGATTCACTATTACAGAACTAGTCATAATTGTCGtcttattagtgacggtttaGTCAAAATCAATATTGATAaggtatcagtgttggttggtAGCAATACCAAGTATTAACTCCTCCATTCAGataaaaaccgacactgataactagtattagtgtcggttagTATTacgaactagcactgatactatGATCGGACCTGAAATTTTTATGCAATGGATTTTTGGCTCGCACTGGCGTTCGTTCACCTCAGTCACGATTCAGATGTGTCCTTATCCTCTCGGTATCTCACCCTTGCAACCTCACTCCTCAAGTCCTCACCCCCATCTCTCGTCCGACCTCCCCtctggcctcctcccctcctgccTCCACCGGCCTCCCCTTCGGCCTCCTTAGTTCTACAAGATGACATCGTCCACCTTTGAGAAGTGTGGTCGGCCGACAAAGGCGACACAGGGAGAAGAGCTGTGGGCACCACTGGCCTCGTGCCCCGAAGGAGCGTTGTCCCGTAAGGGCATCACTAGACGACAGGTGCCACTGAAGGACAGTCTGCAGCGCCACCACCGGCCAATTGCTGGATCTACACGTCTGCATGGCTCATCGTTGCCCTCTGTCAGTGGAACCACCATATCTGGGCGGTGCAGTTAGGGGGGAGCCGCGCGGCCGGCCGCTATCTAGAGAACGGTGCCACCGTTTGGTGTGCACACAACCGACCGGAGGGGCAAATTCGTTAGAGGTTGTTGAGTTCTTGCCAATTAGCGTTCGTCTTGTAGAACTAAGGTGCTTGATTATGTTAGATGTTGAGTTCTGGAGACTATGTGAGATGATTCGATTTGATTATGAGATATGTTTGTATGGATAAGATGAGTTGATTTGAGCACAATAGCTGTGGCAGCAGCATGAGGATGATGGTGGCGACGGCAAGAGCGGTAGCTGAGCCGGCTCTCTTGAGCCagctcatttatttttttttggctcgggAACacatatcagtaccggttaaAGGCATGAATCGGTATTGAAAAGAATtttcagtgctagttctagaccgatactgatagtcactgactatcagtgtcaagtAAAGAGTGCCAATtaaaaaaccagcagtgaaactgTTTTTTAACTGGCACCGATAtatagttttgtagtagtgattttGGCCTATTCATCGAAACATCAAAGCTAGACAGAAGTAGAAGCAATGAGGCTTTCATTGAAATCCCTAGCCAATTATTTGTCTAAATAGTTATATCATCGTcgattttttcttaaaaaaaatgaatcttAAAGGAAAGGATTTTGTCACATGTTGTTGTATCACTAAGGACAAGTACATCGGTACACGTCAGGTATCTCATAGATCTTCTCATTCAATATCACGTAGGATTTTAGATGAtatagaggagagagagggggtgagaGAAATAACCATTGTTTCGCGAATCGATGGTCTCATATGTAAAAATTTAGGATTAGTTATTACTTTCATACCATTATACGAGTTGTTATTGCTATGCAAttcataatatttatttgtttcGTACAAAAATTAAGGAATTATGGAATTACTATGAGACAGCTGAATAAACAACTCATTATAAGGGTTGTCTGTTAAATCGTCTCAAGATCAATGTCAATGCATGATGTGGTATATAAGATGACACCAATGTACTTGCCCTAAGGGTATATTTATTTCAGCTTGTAGATTGCAGATTGTCAATATGTAGTAGCTGTTAGAAGGCGAATTActggattgttataatctaaGAGCTAGATTGTATAATACAGCTTTTATAATCCaacatgtttgtttc contains:
- the LOC133898445 gene encoding bidirectional sugar transporter SWEET11-like produces the protein MAFLSMAHPAITLSGVAGNIISFLVFLAPVTTFLQVYRKKSTGGFSSVPYVVALFSSVLWIFYALVKTNSRPLLTINAFGCGVEAAYIAFYLVYAPRRARVRTIAYFLLMDVAAFALIVLVTLKVVAQPYRVKFLGSVCLAFSMAVFVAPLSIIFKVIKTKSVEFMPISLSFCLTLSAVAWFCYGLFTKDPYVMYPNVGGFFFSCIQMGLYFWYRKPRNVNAVLPTTTDGAAPSVGGQVIELPPHTVAILSVSGSSPIPILGVHKIEVVDQLPVDSTAVDKDQQHKAAAAAAETCRLAANAEGNKLEVIEIVAAV